The proteins below come from a single Gammaproteobacteria bacterium genomic window:
- a CDS encoding LytTR family DNA-binding domain-containing protein → MEVLIVDDEPPARERLERLIGELDGFRVAGSCASGLEALAEVARLKPAIVLLDIRMPGMTGIEAARHLSALAAPPAVVFTTAYDQYALEAFESHAVGYLLKPVRRERLLSALKHASRLGPPQLEGIASPARPLSARRHVAARVRDELRLIPVKEILYFRADQKYVTVRHLRGEELIDESLRRLEEEFAADFVRVHRSLLAAVEHVDALERSDDASYALRMRHTGELLPVSRRQLGELKRRLGARHGKRPGM, encoded by the coding sequence ATCGAAGTGCTGATCGTCGACGACGAGCCGCCCGCCCGGGAGCGGCTCGAGCGGCTCATCGGCGAGCTCGACGGCTTTCGGGTCGCCGGCAGCTGCGCGTCGGGGCTCGAGGCGCTCGCGGAGGTCGCGCGGCTGAAGCCCGCGATCGTGCTGCTCGACATCCGCATGCCGGGCATGACCGGCATCGAGGCCGCGCGACACCTGAGCGCGCTCGCGGCGCCGCCGGCGGTCGTGTTCACGACGGCCTACGATCAGTACGCGCTCGAGGCCTTCGAGTCGCACGCCGTCGGCTACTTGCTGAAGCCGGTCCGCCGCGAGCGGCTTCTGTCGGCGCTGAAGCACGCGTCGCGGCTCGGTCCTCCGCAGCTCGAGGGCATCGCCTCGCCGGCGCGGCCGCTCTCCGCGCGCCGGCACGTCGCGGCCCGCGTGCGCGACGAGCTGCGGCTGATACCGGTCAAGGAAATCCTCTACTTTCGGGCCGACCAGAAGTACGTGACGGTGCGGCACCTGCGCGGCGAGGAGCTGATCGACGAGTCGCTCCGCCGGCTCGAGGAAGAGTTCGCCGCGGATTTCGTGCGCGTGCACCGCAGCCTCCTCGCGGCCGTCGAGCACGTCGACGCGCTCGAGAGGAGCGACGACGCGTCCTATGCGCTGCGCATGCGGCACACCGGGGAGCTGTTGCCCGTGAGCCGCCGGCAGCTCGGGGAGCTCAAGCGCCGCCTCGGCGCACGGCACGGGAAGCGGCCTGGAATGTGA
- a CDS encoding uroporphyrinogen-III C-methyltransferase, whose protein sequence is MTEQHTSDGRETAGPSAPAVENLPRSSSPGAWPVIAAAFAMALALLATAIAGLLWWQYRQFYVALHGTDTEIEASLERVRATQRAFSDRLDDLAESTVASGARVDAAVERIADFPAQLADVERRVEEWPARLAAIESRLDAIQGGSIDARNAWLRAEAEYYLTVANTELALGGRWDNAVAALELADDRLRALADPALAEVRRRVADELVALRTVDPPDVERIVFRLASLAARVDELPLRAAGRAGADATEVSPEEAEPGLDRLLAGVKRALSSLVTIERREEAAARTLSAERRTLARRELAIELQLAQIAALRGEPDAYAGSLDAAAALLERDFDAADAAVKAAAALVDELAGVVIDAPRPDIGGSLALLRELSAGAE, encoded by the coding sequence ATGACCGAACAGCACACGTCCGACGGGCGCGAGACGGCCGGCCCAAGCGCACCCGCCGTCGAGAACCTCCCCCGCTCTTCGTCCCCCGGGGCCTGGCCCGTGATCGCCGCGGCATTCGCGATGGCGCTCGCGCTGCTCGCGACCGCGATCGCGGGGCTTCTGTGGTGGCAGTACCGGCAGTTCTACGTCGCGCTGCACGGCACGGACACCGAGATCGAGGCATCGCTCGAGCGCGTGCGGGCGACGCAGCGCGCCTTCTCGGATCGGCTCGACGATCTCGCGGAATCCACGGTGGCAAGCGGAGCGCGCGTCGATGCGGCGGTCGAGCGGATCGCGGACTTTCCGGCGCAGCTCGCGGACGTCGAGCGGCGCGTCGAGGAGTGGCCGGCGCGGCTCGCCGCGATCGAGTCGCGGTTGGACGCGATCCAGGGCGGATCGATCGACGCACGCAACGCGTGGCTGCGGGCCGAGGCGGAGTACTACCTGACGGTCGCGAACACCGAGCTCGCGCTTGGCGGCCGATGGGACAACGCCGTCGCCGCGCTCGAGCTCGCGGACGATCGGCTGCGCGCGCTGGCCGACCCGGCGCTCGCCGAGGTGCGGCGGCGGGTCGCCGACGAGCTCGTCGCGCTCCGGACCGTCGATCCGCCCGACGTCGAGCGGATCGTGTTCCGGCTCGCGAGCCTCGCCGCGCGGGTCGACGAGCTGCCGTTGCGCGCGGCGGGCCGCGCCGGTGCGGACGCGACCGAGGTTTCGCCGGAGGAGGCGGAGCCCGGCCTCGACCGGCTGCTCGCCGGCGTCAAGCGCGCGCTCTCGAGCCTCGTCACGATCGAGCGCCGCGAGGAAGCGGCCGCGCGCACGCTCTCGGCCGAGCGGCGCACCCTTGCGCGCCGCGAGCTCGCGATCGAGCTTCAGCTCGCGCAGATCGCCGCGCTCCGCGGCGAGCCGGACGCGTACGCCGGCAGCCTCGATGCGGCCGCCGCGCTCCTCGAGCGGGACTTCGACGCGGCGGACGCCGCCGTGAAGGCGGCCGCCGCGCTCGTGGACGAGCTCGCCGGCGTCGTCATCGACGCGCCCCGCCCGGACATCGGCGGCTCGCTGGCCCTGCTGCGCGAGCTCTCGGCCGGGGCCGAATGA
- a CDS encoding sensor histidine kinase produces the protein MSRPGAADEAARDETSPPQRLPADDFFLPDFCHPRMVLAVVLISELLAVVFALVRPAETPFLTDLARLSLFVQWLGLTGAGLLCFARRWLARLSVPAATTSIFVLLMLNAAVFSALALWLGARQPALAGAALFPSDAPAFLLRTEAICVIVAALLLRYFFVAHQWRHHVRAEARSRIHALQARMRPHFLFNSMNTIAALTRTDPRRAEEAVEDLADLFRVTLRDSDRPLRLKEELELSRIYQRIEELRIGDRLKVVWDVAAVPMRALVPSLTIQPLLENAIYHGIEPLDAGGTVTIAGRVEGRDLVFTITNPVAPEAEERPGNRQALENLRQRLRLAYGDRGRLETASANGLYAVTVRIPLEQ, from the coding sequence ATGTCGAGACCTGGTGCGGCTGACGAGGCGGCCCGCGACGAGACATCCCCGCCGCAGAGGCTCCCGGCAGACGACTTCTTCCTGCCGGATTTCTGTCATCCGCGCATGGTGCTCGCGGTCGTCCTGATCTCGGAGCTCCTCGCCGTCGTGTTCGCGCTCGTCCGTCCGGCCGAAACGCCGTTTCTGACGGACCTCGCCCGCCTGTCCCTGTTCGTGCAGTGGCTTGGCCTCACCGGCGCGGGCCTGCTGTGCTTTGCGCGGCGCTGGCTCGCGCGCCTTTCCGTGCCGGCCGCGACGACCTCGATCTTCGTGTTGCTGATGCTGAACGCTGCGGTCTTCTCGGCGCTCGCGCTCTGGCTCGGCGCCCGGCAGCCCGCGCTCGCGGGTGCCGCGCTCTTTCCGTCGGATGCGCCCGCGTTCCTGCTGCGGACGGAGGCGATCTGCGTGATCGTCGCGGCGCTGCTGTTGCGCTACTTCTTCGTCGCGCACCAGTGGCGCCATCACGTCCGCGCCGAGGCGCGCTCGCGCATCCACGCGCTCCAGGCGAGGATGCGGCCGCACTTCCTGTTCAACAGCATGAACACGATCGCCGCGCTGACGCGCACCGACCCGCGCCGCGCGGAGGAGGCCGTCGAGGATCTCGCCGATCTCTTCCGCGTGACGCTGCGCGACTCGGACCGTCCGCTTCGGCTCAAGGAGGAGCTCGAGCTCTCGCGGATCTATCAGCGCATCGAGGAGCTTCGGATCGGCGACCGGCTGAAGGTGGTCTGGGACGTCGCCGCCGTGCCGATGCGCGCGCTCGTGCCGAGCCTGACGATCCAGCCGCTTCTCGAGAACGCGATCTACCACGGCATCGAGCCGCTCGATGCGGGCGGGACCGTCACGATCGCGGGCCGGGTCGAGGGCCGCGATCTCGTCTTCACGATCACGAATCCGGTCGCGCCCGAGGCCGAGGAGCGCCCCGGCAACCGCCAGGCGCTCGAGAACCTGCGCCAACGCCTGCGGCTCGCCTACGGCGATCGCGGCCGTCTCGAGACCGCGAGCGCGAACGGGCTCTACGCGGTCACCGTTCGAATTCCGCTCGAGCAGTGA